Proteins encoded within one genomic window of Streptomyces taklimakanensis:
- a CDS encoding DinB family protein, with amino-acid sequence MDSGERDNDAAVTRWTPSTVYPDMWVDPDDDPRETEVETVDERGTLLESLRRFRLTIEMKCAGLDAEQMARRSVPPSTMSLLGLVRHMAEDERHFRRMAGEDSPRIYRTAEDRDGDWNGAIADPAVVEDAWRQWRAESEVTDRFIAGFADLGTRTGEAPLREILVAQIAEYARHCGHADLLRERIDGRVGQ; translated from the coding sequence ATGGACTCAGGCGAGCGCGACAACGATGCGGCGGTGACTCGGTGGACTCCTTCCACCGTCTACCCCGACATGTGGGTCGACCCGGATGACGACCCGCGCGAGACCGAAGTCGAGACGGTCGACGAACGCGGCACTCTGCTGGAGAGTCTGCGCCGCTTCCGCCTCACCATCGAGATGAAGTGCGCGGGCCTGGATGCCGAACAGATGGCCCGGCGCTCCGTACCGCCGTCCACGATGTCCCTGCTCGGGCTGGTGCGGCACATGGCCGAGGACGAACGGCACTTTCGCCGGATGGCCGGTGAGGACTCGCCCAGGATCTACCGCACCGCTGAGGACCGGGACGGGGACTGGAACGGGGCGATCGCCGACCCCGCGGTCGTCGAGGACGCCTGGCGGCAGTGGCGGGCCGAGAGCGAGGTGACCGACCGTTTCATCGCCGGCTTCGCCGACCTCGGCACGCGAACCGGGGAGGCACCGCTCCGCGAGATCCTGGTGGCGCAGATAGCCGAGTACGCGCGGCACTGCGGCCACGCCGACCTCCTGCGCGAGAGAATCGACGGCCGAGTAGGCCAATGA
- a CDS encoding YigZ family protein: MREQYVTVAGEGTHEIEINRSRFICTLAPVATEEEARAFVARVRARYADATHNCWAYVVGADAGVQKANDDGEPGGTAGVPMLQMLLRREVRHTAAVVTRYFGGVKLGAGGLIRAYGGAVGEALDAVGTVTRRRMRLVTVTVDHQRAGRIENDLRTGGRDVRGVRYGAEVVIEVGLPESEVDSFRAWLADATAGAARLEPGGETYGTG, translated from the coding sequence ATGCGGGAGCAGTATGTGACGGTCGCCGGTGAGGGCACGCACGAGATCGAGATCAACCGGTCGCGTTTCATCTGCACGCTCGCCCCCGTCGCCACCGAGGAGGAGGCGCGGGCGTTCGTCGCCCGCGTCCGGGCCCGGTACGCGGACGCCACCCACAACTGCTGGGCCTACGTCGTCGGCGCCGACGCCGGGGTGCAGAAGGCGAACGACGACGGCGAGCCCGGCGGTACGGCCGGGGTGCCCATGCTCCAGATGCTGCTGCGCCGCGAGGTCCGCCACACCGCCGCCGTCGTCACGCGCTACTTCGGCGGGGTGAAGCTGGGCGCGGGCGGGCTGATCCGTGCCTACGGCGGCGCGGTCGGCGAGGCCCTGGACGCCGTGGGAACGGTCACCCGCCGGCGGATGAGGCTGGTCACCGTCACGGTGGACCACCAGCGGGCCGGGCGGATCGAGAACGACCTGCGCACCGGCGGGCGGGACGTGCGCGGGGTGCGCTACGGCGCCGAGGTCGTCATCGAGGTCGGGCTGCCCGAGTCCGAGGTCGACTCCTTCCGGGCCTGGCTCGCCGACGCCACGGCCGGCGCCGCCCGACTGGAGCCGGGCGGCGAGACGTACGGCACCGGGTGA
- a CDS encoding CoA-binding protein: MYADEETVRRILTESGDTWAVVGLSSNRDRAAWGVARVLQRFGKRIVPVHPKAETVHGEKGYASLAEVPFPVDVVDVFVNSRLAGGVADEAVAIGAKAVWFQLGVVDEAAYERTRAAGVDMVMDRCPAIEIESLR, from the coding sequence ATGTACGCAGACGAAGAGACAGTCCGCAGGATCCTGACCGAGAGCGGCGACACCTGGGCGGTGGTCGGCCTGTCGTCCAACCGGGACCGCGCCGCCTGGGGAGTGGCGCGGGTGCTCCAGCGGTTCGGCAAGCGGATCGTGCCCGTCCACCCGAAGGCGGAGACGGTGCACGGCGAGAAGGGGTACGCCTCCCTGGCCGAGGTCCCCTTCCCCGTCGACGTGGTGGACGTGTTCGTCAACTCGCGCCTGGCGGGCGGTGTCGCGGACGAGGCCGTGGCCATCGGCGCGAAGGCCGTCTGGTTCCAGCTCGGCGTGGTCGACGAGGCGGCCTACGAGCGCACCCGCGCGGCCGGAGTGGACATGGTGATGGACCGCTGCCCGGCGATCGAGATCGAGTCACTGCGTTAG
- a CDS encoding dihydrofolate reductase family protein: protein MKLTTVTNVSVDGVMQGLGGSDEDRRGGFERGGWALPLFDNEAEAFLGRVYQRADAFLFGRRTYEVFAGSWGSGSWGTDQGDNPISVALNTRPKYVVSTTLTDPRWADTTVLSGDVAAAVRDLKAEPAGELQVHGSGALVRWLFDGQLVDEIILLTYPVVVGQGTRLFPDTGPDAALDLVDTRTTPKGVTIQVYRPTGRPRYATATPTPST from the coding sequence GTGAAGCTGACGACCGTCACGAACGTCTCTGTCGACGGCGTGATGCAGGGTCTTGGCGGGTCCGACGAGGACCGCAGGGGCGGATTCGAGCGCGGCGGATGGGCCCTGCCGCTGTTCGACAACGAGGCCGAGGCGTTCCTCGGCCGGGTCTACCAGCGCGCCGACGCGTTCCTGTTCGGCCGGCGGACCTACGAGGTCTTCGCCGGGTCCTGGGGATCCGGCTCCTGGGGGACCGACCAGGGCGACAACCCGATCTCGGTGGCGTTGAACACGCGGCCCAAGTACGTGGTGTCGACCACGCTCACCGACCCGCGATGGGCGGACACCACCGTCCTCTCCGGCGACGTCGCGGCCGCCGTCCGCGACCTGAAGGCCGAGCCCGCGGGGGAACTGCAGGTGCACGGCAGCGGCGCCCTGGTTCGGTGGCTGTTCGACGGACAGCTGGTCGACGAGATCATTCTGCTCACGTATCCCGTGGTCGTCGGCCAGGGCACGCGGCTGTTCCCCGACACCGGCCCGGACGCGGCGCTTGACCTGGTCGACACGCGAACCACCCCGAAAGGGGTGACGATCCAGGTCTACCGGCCCACCGGCCGCCCGCGGTACGCAACGGCCACGCCGACCCCGAGCACGTGA